From Poecile atricapillus isolate bPoeAtr1 chromosome 13, bPoeAtr1.hap1, whole genome shotgun sequence, one genomic window encodes:
- the LOC131584102 gene encoding protocadherin alpha-3-like — MGERRCALVRVLVLQAAWAVSGGQVRYSVPEEAKAGTVLGRLAQDLGLEAGEAEARRLRLVAQGRRASVEVSGASGALVLSSRLDREELCGKSAPCALRLEVLVERPLRVFHVELEVTDINDNAPVFPAARKNLSIAESSVLGSRFPLEGASDADIGVNAQLTYTLSPSEHFSLDLHRSEEYRESLFLVLTKPLDRETIPVHRLVLTASDGGRPSLTGTMELVITVLDANDNAPRFNQSVYKMQLLENAAEGTLVARVNATDPDLGSNGEVTFSVSNTFPEKGKNIFHLNARTGELNLAGGVDYEDIRSYEIQIEATDKGTPPLSGHCKVVLEVLDVNDNAPEVWVTSLSVPVSEDASLGTVVALLSVSDRDSGANGRVRCWVWPASPFGLEATFAGSYSLVLREALDRERVSEYEVEVRAEDGGAPPLRASRGLRVPVSDVNDNAPAFAQAVYTVLARENNAAGAELARLWARDPDEAGNGRVSYSVWEGGAAAVSASGAAGGGWRPASSYVSVDAESGRVWALQPLDYEELQVLQFEVRAVDAGEPPLCGNATVQLFVLDENDNAPALLPPAGSAAEAGGVAGEAAELGAAAAGAVSGSGTLWAWAAWGAPAGQVVAKIRAVDADSGYNAWLRYELWEPRGKGPFRVGLYSGEVSTARALDEADGPRQRLLIVVRDHGEPARSATATLSVSLVEAAEAALAAGSSSSSLSSLSLSRAAGAGAELGPGAASAATNVWLVVAICAVSSLFLLAVVLYGASRWAPRAAVLSGPGPTTLVCASEVGSWSYSQRHSRSLCVADGAGKSDLMVFSPNFPPPPPPGPAAKDTQPEPSALLDTVSGTLLLCLVPSPTPFPLTCPVSPASFAVVVWSRAPPRRPGGGR; from the coding sequence aTGGGCGAGCGGCGGTGCGCGTTGGTGcgggtgctggtgctgcaggcgGCCTGGGCGGTGTCGGGCGGGCAGGTGCGCTACTCGGTGCCGGAGGAAGCGAAGGCCGGGACGGTGCTGGGCCGTCTGGCGCAGGACCTGGGCCTGGAGGCGGGCGAGGCGGAGGCGCGGCGGCTGCGGCTGGTGGCGCAGGGCCGGCGGGCGAGCGTGGAGGTGAGCGGGGCGAGCGGCGCGCTGGTGCTGAGCTCGCGGCTGGACCGGGAGGAGCTGTGCGGCAAGAGCGCGCCGTGCGCGCTGCgcctggaggtgctggtggaGCGGCCGCTGCGCGTGTTCCATGTGGAGCTGGAGGTCACCGACATCAACGACAATGCCCCCGTCTTCCCCGCCGCCCGAAAAAACCTCAGCATAGCGGAATCGTCTGTTCTTGGGTCTCGTTTCCCTCTGGAGGGCGCGTCGGATGCGGATATCGGAGTGAATGCTCAGCTCACCTATACACTCAGCCCCAGCGAGCATTTCTCTCTGGATTTGCACCGGAGTGAGGAATACCGAGAATCCTTGTTTCTTGTACTCACGAAACCTCTAGACCGCGAGACAATTCCCGTTCACCGGTTGGTGCTGACAGCAAGTGACGGGGGCCGGCCGTCTCTGACAGGCACCATGGAGCTGGTGATCACGGTGCTGGATGCGAATGACAACGCGCCCCGGTTCAACCAGTCGGTGTATAAAATGCAGCTCTTGGAAAACGCTGCAGAGGGGACACTTGTAGCGAGGGTGAACGCAACTGATCCGGATTTGGGAAGTAATGGTGAAGTGACATTTAGTGTGAGCAATACTTTTcctgaaaaggggaaaaacattttccatttaaatgcGAGGACGGGTGAATTGAATCTAGCGGGCGGTGTGGATTATGAAGACATTCGTTCATATGAGATACAAATCGAAGCGACAGATAAGGGGACACCCCCGCTGTCAGGTCACTGCAAGGTGGTGCTGGAGGTTCTGGATGTGAATGACAACGCGCCGGAGGTGTGGGTGACGTCGCTGTCGGTGCCGGTGTCGGAGGACGCGTCGTTGGGGACGGTGGTGGCCCTGCTGAGCGTGTCGGACCGGGACTCGGGGGCGAACGGTCGTGTGCGGTGCTGGGTGTGGCCGGCGTCGCCGTTCGGTCTGGAGGCGACGTTCGCGGGCTCGTACTCGCTGGTGCTGCGCGAGGCGCTGGACCGGGAGCGGGTGTCGGAGTACGAGGTGGAGGTGCGTGCGGAGGACGGCGGGGCGCCGCCGCTGCGCGCCAGCCGCGGGCTGCGGGTGCCGGTGTCGGACGTGAACGACAACGCGCCGGCGTTCGCGCAGGCTGTGTACACGGTGCTGGCGCGGGAGAACAACGCGGCGGGCGCGGAGCTGGCGCGGCTGTGGGCGCGGGACCCGGACGAGGCGGGCAACGGGCGCGTGAGCTACTCGGTGTGGGagggcggcgcggcggcggtGTCGGCGtcgggggcggcgggcggcgggtgGCGGCCGGCGTCGAGCTACGTGTCGGTGGACGCGGAGAGCGGGCGCGTGTGGGCGCTGCAGCCCTTGGACTAcgaggagctgcaggtgctgcagttCGAGGTGCGCGCGGTGGACGCGGGGGAGCCGCCGCTGTGCGGCAACGCCACGGTGCAGCTGTTCGTGCTGGACGAGAACGACAACGCTCCGGCGCTGCTGCCGCCCGCGGGCTCGGCAGCGGAGGCGGGCGGCGTGGCGGGCGAGGCGGCGGAGctgggggcggcggcggcgggggcggtgTCGGGCTCGGGCACGCTGTGGGCGTGGGCGGCGTGGGGGGCGCCGGCGGGGCAGGTGGTGGCGAAGATCCGCGCCGTGGACGCCGACTCGGGCTACAACGCGTGGCTGCGCTACGAGCTGTGGGAGCCGCGGGGCAAGGGCCCGTTCCGCGTGGGGCTCTACAGCGGCGAGGTGAGCACGGCGCGGGCGCTGGACGAGGCGGACGGCCCTCGCCAGAGGCTGCTGATCGTCGTGCGCGACCACGGCGAGCCGGCGCGCTCGGCCACGGCCACGCTCAGCGTGTCGCTGGTGGAGGCGGCCGAGGCGGCGCTGGCCGCGGGATCCTCGTCGTCGTCTTTGTCGTCTTTGTCGTTGTCGCGGGCGGCGGGTGCGGGCGCGGAGCTGGGTCCCGGGGCGGCGAGCGCGGCGACGAACGTGTGGCTGGTGGTGGCGATCTGCGCCGTGTCGAGCCTGTTCCTGCTGGCCGTGGTGCTGTACGGGGCGTCGCGCTGGGCGCCGCGGGCGGCCGTGCTGTCGGGGCCCGGGCCCACGACGCTGGTGTGCGCCAGCGAAGTGGGCAGCTGGTCGTACTCGCAGCGCCACAGCCGCAGCCTGTGCGTGGCGGACGGCGCGGGCAAGAGCGACCTCATGGTTTTCAGCCCCAACTtccctccgccgccgccgcctggCCCCGCGGCCAAGGACACGCAGCCGGAGCCGTCCGCTCTCCTCGATACGGTCAGTGGCACGCTGTTGCTCTGCCTTGTCCCTTCACCTACGCCTTTTCCTCTTACATGCCCAGTCTCTCCTGCCTcctttgctgttgttgtttggagccGTGCTCCACCCCGGAGGCCGGGAGGAGGTCGATAA